One stretch of Amycolatopsis tolypomycina DNA includes these proteins:
- a CDS encoding GntR family transcriptional regulator — MPSTTGRRGSSARVPLVDEIASVIRERIYTHRYPTGSWLRQEQLSAELGVSRTPLREAFRLLEQEGLVQVKASQGAQVVTGDLATLLAAYELRAVVDGLAARLAAERGDPQQGRHLRQAIRLQQAAVEPWRPQDYTQSNVDFHEQVMHLSGNAYVLGQAPILRMTAQVFAPVALVRPEHASRAIEEHIAIADAIEAGDGPAAERLARAHIEATMTQLRAGAADAS; from the coding sequence ATGCCCAGCACCACCGGCCGGAGAGGCTCGTCCGCGCGGGTTCCGCTCGTCGACGAGATCGCCTCGGTGATCCGCGAGCGCATCTACACCCACCGCTACCCCACCGGCTCGTGGCTGCGGCAGGAGCAGCTGTCGGCCGAGCTCGGGGTCAGCCGGACCCCGCTGCGCGAGGCGTTCCGCCTGCTGGAGCAGGAGGGGCTCGTCCAGGTCAAGGCCAGCCAGGGGGCCCAGGTCGTCACCGGCGATCTGGCCACCCTGCTGGCCGCCTACGAGCTGCGGGCGGTGGTCGACGGGCTGGCCGCCCGGCTGGCCGCCGAACGCGGCGACCCCCAGCAGGGCCGGCACCTGCGACAGGCGATCCGGCTGCAGCAGGCGGCCGTCGAACCGTGGCGACCCCAGGACTACACGCAGTCCAATGTGGACTTCCACGAGCAGGTCATGCACCTGTCGGGCAACGCCTACGTGCTCGGCCAGGCGCCGATCCTGCGGATGACGGCGCAGGTGTTCGCGCCGGTCGCCCTGGTCCGCCCCGAGCACGCCTCGCGAGCGATCGAGGAGCACATCGCCATCGCCGACGCCATCGAAGCCGGCGACGGTCCGGCCGCCGAACGGCTGGCGCGTGCCCACATCGAGGCCACGATGACCCAGCTCCGGGCGGGGGCCGCGGATGCCTCCTGA
- a CDS encoding ketopantoate reductase family protein has protein sequence MKKVAIVGAGALGSVYAGLMADAGHEVHAVTLWSDHVEAMRRAGLRVSGFSGDRTVAVHASTGTDGIGVCDLVVIATKAYDVEAAAKATLPLLGPETVVQTIQNGLGSAERVAPVVGADRLAVGVVGGFGAALAAPGHVHHQGMEMVRFGAYAGLPAERLDASAEVWRSAGFTVALFTDLDRMVWEKLLVNVAFSATCALSGRTIGEVLTDAHLWPVASGCAAEAAAVAAARGIDLRVGDPVEHVRRIGSAIAGARPSLLLDHLAGRRSEIEVINGSIPREAAKVGAPAPVNATVTALVLAAEESFTG, from the coding sequence ATGAAGAAAGTGGCGATCGTCGGCGCCGGCGCGCTGGGGTCGGTCTACGCCGGGCTGATGGCCGACGCCGGTCACGAGGTCCACGCCGTGACGCTGTGGTCCGACCACGTCGAGGCCATGCGGCGGGCGGGCCTGCGGGTGAGCGGCTTCAGCGGCGACCGGACGGTCGCGGTGCACGCCTCGACGGGCACCGACGGGATCGGCGTCTGCGACCTCGTCGTCATCGCCACCAAGGCCTACGACGTCGAAGCGGCGGCGAAGGCCACGCTGCCGCTGCTGGGCCCGGAGACGGTGGTGCAGACCATCCAGAACGGCCTCGGCTCGGCCGAGCGAGTGGCGCCGGTCGTCGGCGCCGACCGGCTCGCGGTGGGCGTGGTCGGTGGCTTCGGTGCGGCACTCGCCGCGCCCGGGCACGTCCACCACCAGGGCATGGAGATGGTGCGGTTCGGCGCATACGCGGGGCTGCCCGCCGAGCGGCTGGACGCTTCGGCGGAGGTGTGGCGGTCGGCGGGGTTCACCGTTGCGCTGTTCACCGACCTCGACCGGATGGTGTGGGAGAAGCTGCTGGTCAACGTGGCGTTCTCGGCGACGTGCGCGCTCAGCGGGCGCACGATCGGCGAGGTGCTCACCGACGCGCACCTGTGGCCGGTCGCGAGCGGCTGCGCGGCCGAGGCCGCTGCCGTCGCCGCCGCCCGCGGGATCGACCTGCGGGTCGGGGACCCGGTCGAGCACGTCCGCCGGATCGGCAGCGCCATCGCGGGCGCCCGGCCGTCGCTGCTGCTGGACCACCTCGCCGGACGGCGTTCGGAGATCGAGGTGATCAACGGGTCGATCCCCCGGGAGGCCGCCAAGGTGGGGGCACCGGCCCCGGTCAACGCCACGGTCACGGCGCTGGTCCTGGCCGCGGAGGAGTCGTTCACGGGCTGA
- a CDS encoding HpcH/HpaI aldolase/citrate lyase family protein — MPAPSRPRRSELATPASNEWMFEKAAASGADLVFLDLEDACAPAEREAARGKAAAALRELDWGRTLRAIRMNAVDTRWAHGDVIEVVTGARECLDVIIVPKVRRARDVWWVDVLLTQLEETLGLTGRIALEVLIEETEGLENVGEIVRASDRLEAVIFGAGDFSASQGARVDTNFDPVVDYPGDIWHYARSRVVVAARSAGIAAIDAPFPNFRDPAAYRTAAERAGAMGYVGKWAIHPSQVEIANEAFAPTGAEIEHARKVVAAYREAEAAGRGATSVDGMLVDAAHLRHAATVTATAALLELA, encoded by the coding sequence GTGCCCGCACCGAGCCGGCCGCGCCGGAGCGAACTGGCCACCCCGGCCAGCAACGAGTGGATGTTCGAGAAGGCGGCGGCGTCCGGCGCCGACCTCGTCTTCCTCGACCTGGAAGACGCCTGTGCCCCCGCCGAGCGCGAGGCGGCCCGCGGGAAAGCTGCGGCCGCGCTGCGCGAACTGGACTGGGGCCGCACGCTGCGGGCGATCCGGATGAACGCGGTCGACACGCGGTGGGCCCACGGCGACGTGATCGAGGTGGTCACCGGGGCGCGCGAGTGCCTCGACGTCATCATCGTGCCGAAGGTCCGGCGCGCCCGGGACGTCTGGTGGGTGGACGTGCTGCTGACCCAGCTCGAAGAAACCCTCGGCCTGACCGGGCGCATCGCCCTCGAAGTCCTGATCGAGGAAACCGAAGGGCTCGAGAACGTCGGCGAGATCGTGCGCGCCAGCGACCGCCTGGAGGCCGTCATCTTCGGTGCCGGCGACTTCTCGGCGTCGCAGGGCGCGCGCGTCGACACCAACTTCGACCCGGTCGTCGACTACCCGGGCGACATCTGGCACTATGCCCGCTCGCGCGTCGTCGTCGCGGCGCGCTCGGCGGGGATCGCCGCGATCGACGCGCCCTTCCCGAACTTCCGCGACCCGGCGGCCTACCGGACGGCGGCCGAGCGGGCCGGCGCGATGGGCTACGTCGGCAAGTGGGCCATCCACCCGTCGCAGGTCGAGATCGCGAACGAGGCCTTCGCGCCGACCGGCGCGGAAATCGAACACGCGCGGAAGGTCGTCGCCGCCTACCGCGAGGCCGAAGCCGCCGGACGGGGCGCCACTTCGGTGGACGGGATGCTCGTCGACGCCGCCCACCTCCGGCACGCGGCCACCGTCACCGCCACCGCCGCACTGCTGGAGCTGGCATGA